Part of the Paenibacillus sp. JNUCC32 genome is shown below.
ATTTCAGTAACTGATGTTTATAAATGTACGTTGCTTATTTGTTACCGAGTTGTTCCGCCAAACCGACTAGAATTCCTTCGGTTCCACGAATGTAGCAGAGCCGATACGAGTCCTCATACTGAACGACTTCGCCAACGAGCTGAGCACCATGCTTAGTGAGTCTGGATACCATTTCGTCAATGTCTTCCACGGTGAACATGACGCGTAGATAACCGAGGGCGTTTACAGGAGAAGTCCGGTGATCTGATATAGTAGGTGGGGTGAGAAATCGGGAAAGCTCAATTCGGCTGTGGCCGTCTGGGGTAACCATCATAGCAATCTCTACGCACTGTGAACCCAGTCCGGTTACGCGACCAGCCCATTCACCTTCGACCGTGGCTCGCCCTTCGAGCTTCAAGCCAATCTCCTCGAAGAAAGAAATTGCGTCATCAAGGGATTCTACAACGATGCCGACATTGTCCATTCTTAGTAAATTGTTTTTTTCCATTGCTATATCTCCTTATGTGTACAATTTATTTATAGGAAAAAGTGAAATTTGGTTTTCGGGTATGTCATATAACGTTAATGTATCTACGAACCCGAGAGGCTTATGGGGAACAACGACCGGGTCAACGAACATAGCCTCGTCTGCCTGACTTAACTTCTCCGAAATGCCTCGGGCAGATTAAGGAGCCGCAAGGGTGCACCACCGTGAATACGGTGTTACGTGATGCCCAAAGTTCTATTCGATCGATCCACAAATTAATCTATTCTTTCCAAAGTCTTGTTACTTCTTCTAATACCAGGTCTTTAAATTTTAATTTATAGATGTCTGGTTTCTTTGTTTGATTCATGAAATCCAATCCGTAATTCGGATTAAAATGATTCATCATCAATGTCATTACATTCCCGTGTGTTCCAATAGCAATTTTCTTTCCCTCGTGTTCTTCTAAGATATTTTTCAACACTATAACTGATCGATTCTGGCAAACAGTATTAGACTCTCCTCCTGGCAATGCATAGGAAGGGTCATCAAACATCTTCTTCATTGCGGGTATAAATTCTTCATTAGTAATAACATAGTCTGAAAAGTGCCTTTCCCTAAGATCCTCAAATATCTGAATATCTAATTCTAACTCTTTGGCCAACCCCTCCAATGTTAGAATAGCTCGAGCATAAGGACTTGATGTAATAATGTTTATTCCTTCATCCTTTAAAATTTCTGT
Proteins encoded:
- a CDS encoding VOC family protein, which gives rise to MEKNNLLRMDNVGIVVESLDDAISFFEEIGLKLEGRATVEGEWAGRVTGLGSQCVEIAMMVTPDGHSRIELSRFLTPPTISDHRTSPVNALGYLRVMFTVEDIDEMVSRLTKHGAQLVGEVVQYEDSYRLCYIRGTEGILVGLAEQLGNK
- a CDS encoding histidine phosphatase family protein, which encodes MKTIIYMVRHAESPYTEGNERTRGLTLEGKMNAEKITEILKDEGINIITSSPYARAILTLEGLAKELELDIQIFEDLRERHFSDYVITNEEFIPAMKKMFDDPSYALPGGESNTVCQNRSVIVLKNILEEHEGKKIAIGTHGNVMTLMMNHFNPNYGLDFMNQTKKPDIYKLKFKDLVLEEVTRLWKE